A DNA window from Sphingomonas profundi contains the following coding sequences:
- a CDS encoding FkbM family methyltransferase, with amino-acid sequence MLNLELGTPQDKDGRSSILTSKGKSGHAVYGPYEQHQPGEYAVQFNIEMIDVVSGLRDQRCAVLDVTTDSGNRVLARKEVYASQLRHGRTSFAVRFRMDAVARVEYRIWVSGRATLILDDHRPVVAIEEAAAALELLASTAFPEDEAAETVPFFAAHKATLRGLYENGVGVRIHREAVVLTTGGVSFYARQLDDLNFVGEVLHERVYDFSLDGPISMIDVGMNIGLSSLLFAAKPGVVEVHSFEPFRSTFERASDNLTLNPACAAKIQAWNYGLSDRNYDDTILVAQDADSGAMSTVAAQQGIPIHVTLRDAAEVLGPILAAARERGVRVVAKVDCEGSEFAIFETLERHGLLGQFAAFMVEWHVLYENKSQRDLIAPLERAGFMVFDRSPRVGNGFFYAVRVADA; translated from the coding sequence ATGCTTAACCTTGAGCTCGGTACGCCTCAAGACAAGGATGGCCGCTCCTCCATTCTGACAAGCAAGGGCAAGTCCGGCCACGCCGTTTACGGGCCTTACGAGCAGCATCAGCCGGGCGAGTACGCCGTCCAGTTCAATATAGAGATGATCGACGTCGTATCGGGCCTGCGCGATCAGCGCTGCGCGGTGCTTGACGTCACGACCGATTCTGGCAACCGCGTGCTCGCTCGCAAGGAAGTCTACGCATCGCAGCTGCGGCACGGGCGCACATCTTTTGCGGTGCGCTTCAGGATGGATGCGGTGGCGCGCGTCGAATACCGCATCTGGGTGAGCGGCCGCGCCACCCTGATCCTCGACGACCATCGCCCGGTGGTGGCGATCGAGGAGGCCGCCGCCGCGCTCGAGCTGCTCGCCTCCACCGCCTTTCCGGAAGACGAGGCGGCGGAGACGGTGCCCTTCTTCGCCGCGCACAAGGCGACGCTGCGCGGGCTCTACGAAAATGGCGTGGGCGTGCGCATCCATCGCGAGGCGGTGGTGCTGACGACGGGCGGCGTCTCCTTCTACGCGCGCCAGCTGGACGACCTGAACTTCGTGGGCGAGGTGTTGCACGAGCGGGTCTATGATTTCTCGCTCGACGGGCCGATCAGCATGATCGACGTGGGCATGAACATCGGCCTCTCCTCGCTGCTGTTCGCGGCGAAGCCGGGGGTGGTCGAAGTCCATTCGTTCGAGCCGTTCCGCAGCACGTTCGAGCGGGCGAGCGACAATCTGACGCTGAACCCCGCCTGCGCGGCCAAGATCCAGGCGTGGAACTACGGCCTGTCGGACCGCAATTACGACGACACCATCCTCGTCGCCCAGGATGCCGACTCGGGGGCGATGTCCACCGTGGCGGCGCAGCAGGGCATCCCGATCCACGTCACTCTGCGCGACGCGGCCGAGGTGCTCGGCCCGATCCTGGCGGCGGCGCGGGAGAGGGGCGTGCGCGTGGTGGCGAAGGTGGATTGCGAGGGATCCGAATTCGCCATCTTCGAGACGCTGGAGCGGCACGGCCTGCTGGGCCAGTTCGCCGCCTTCATGGTCGAATGGCACGTGCTCTACGAGAATAAGAGCCAGCGTGACCTGATCGCGCCGCTGGAGCGGGCCGGCTTCATGGTGTTCGATCGCTCGCCGCGCGTGGGCAACGGCTTCTTC